Proteins from a single region of Desulfolutivibrio sulfoxidireducens:
- the mnhG gene encoding monovalent cation/H(+) antiporter subunit G has translation MNFLVCALLGIGLIFFTGGTLGLIRLPDVYSRLHMAGKIDTMGSISLIAALFLYEITIFDLAHVLVGIKILLVLFFVFLASPTACHAMVDACLRAGLAPWVKGGQGGDA, from the coding sequence ATGAACTTCCTGGTCTGCGCGCTTCTGGGGATCGGACTGATTTTTTTCACCGGCGGCACCCTGGGGCTGATCCGTCTGCCCGACGTCTATTCCCGGCTGCACATGGCCGGCAAGATCGACACCATGGGCAGCATAAGCCTTATAGCCGCGCTTTTCCTGTACGAGATCACGATCTTCGACCTGGCCCACGTCCTGGTGGGCATAAAGATCCTGCTGGTCCTGTTCTTTGTGTTCCTGGCCTCGCCCACGGCCTGCCACGCCATGGTCGACGCCTGCCTGCGGGCCGGGCTGGCCCCGTGGGTCAAGGGCGGGCAAGGGGGCGACGCGTGA
- a CDS encoding cation:proton antiporter subunit C: MADLLTQFGYKFHYYAYFAIMMIGLYAMIAKTNLLKKCIGLGIFQTAIMLFYVSMGAKDGAGIPIVNPATGTADPAAYANPLPQVLMLTAIVVSVATLGVALALIQNIHRDHGTIEEDEILKRLRGE; the protein is encoded by the coding sequence ATGGCCGACCTGCTGACCCAGTTTGGATATAAATTCCACTATTACGCCTACTTCGCGATCATGATGATCGGGCTGTACGCCATGATCGCCAAGACCAACCTGCTCAAAAAATGCATCGGCCTGGGCATCTTCCAGACGGCCATCATGCTTTTCTACGTGTCCATGGGGGCCAAGGACGGCGCGGGCATCCCCATCGTCAATCCGGCCACGGGCACGGCCGACCCGGCGGCCTACGCCAACCCCCTGCCCCAGGTGCTGATGCTGACGGCCATCGTGGTCTCGGTGGCCACCCTCGGGGTGGCCCTGGCGCTTATCCAGAACATCCACCGCGACCACGGCACCATCGAGGAGGACGAGATACTGAAGAGGCTGCGCGGCGAATGA
- a CDS encoding putative bifunctional diguanylate cyclase/phosphodiesterase — MGKTISGWPEADGAAQAAPDSPDATSCPARQARCPSPGAGEGAGKTGLGGVVLFVDDEPQVLETFRRVFHQESFAVATASSAALALDILARGAAGRGVDVVVTDEKMPGMSGSELLAETARRHPSVIGVMLTGEASLDAAIRGINQGRVFRFLTKPFATDRLAAIIREALAEKLSREKMSDMAHRVGGIASLEWNLADGLVRWSRDAGDLFPLAGGAMPPCIEDLAELVVAEDRALFSAGVNACLLDGRCGMVRFRTRRPDGGVRWVAQTLDVIRDDAGKTVRVLAVYRDVTEEVRREKALRHQATHDALTGLFNRTFVLKELRRRLERAIQDPGAAFSTIFFDLDDFKYVNDSLGHAVGDRLLVAVAAVLAGCLGDGDVLGRFGGDEFVALLDDGDQGRRAPEVVDRVNATLRRGVRVDSHTLFIQASAGIVAGTTGGRGCVRLPEDILRDADTAMYRAKARGKGGYVLFDASMRREADRRLQLATHLRQAIPRGEVRLVYQPLVHSATGGLAGFEALARWRHPRLGVISPGEFIPVAEQTNLIGEIGRFALAGAAATLRGWLDRFPRKPFFVSVNVSGCQFRHADLAAEVEQALRRERLPAGALKLEITESVLMEHPDAAAETLARLKGLGAAVFIDDFGTGYSSLAVLRRLPAEAIKIDQSFVRGLDEERGWELVRLMVAMAHALNMDVVVEGVERKDEAAGLLDMGCDMIQGHYFGAAMEEEAAGELLGGEGKT; from the coding sequence ATGGGAAAAACCATTTCGGGGTGGCCGGAAGCCGACGGCGCGGCCCAGGCCGCCCCCGACTCCCCTGATGCGACGTCCTGTCCGGCGCGCCAGGCCCGTTGTCCCTCCCCGGGCGCGGGGGAGGGCGCCGGGAAAACCGGCCTGGGTGGCGTGGTGCTCTTCGTGGACGACGAGCCCCAGGTGCTTGAGACCTTTCGCCGGGTCTTTCATCAGGAATCCTTCGCGGTCGCGACCGCCTCCTCGGCGGCCCTGGCCCTGGACATCCTGGCCCGGGGCGCGGCCGGGCGGGGCGTGGACGTGGTGGTCACCGACGAGAAGATGCCCGGCATGAGCGGTTCCGAACTCCTGGCCGAGACCGCCAGGCGGCATCCCTCGGTCATTGGCGTCATGCTCACGGGCGAGGCCAGCCTGGATGCCGCCATCCGGGGCATCAACCAGGGCCGGGTGTTCCGGTTCCTGACCAAGCCTTTTGCCACGGACAGGCTGGCGGCGATCATCCGGGAGGCCCTGGCGGAAAAGCTCTCCCGGGAAAAGATGTCGGACATGGCCCACCGGGTGGGCGGCATCGCCAGCCTGGAGTGGAACCTGGCCGATGGCCTGGTTCGCTGGTCGCGGGACGCGGGCGACCTGTTTCCCCTTGCCGGAGGCGCCATGCCGCCGTGCATCGAGGATCTGGCCGAACTGGTCGTGGCCGAGGACCGGGCGCTTTTTTCGGCCGGGGTGAACGCCTGTCTTTTGGATGGCCGGTGCGGGATGGTCCGGTTTCGGACCAGGCGGCCGGACGGGGGCGTCCGGTGGGTGGCGCAGACCCTGGACGTCATCCGCGACGACGCCGGAAAAACCGTACGGGTGCTGGCGGTCTATCGGGACGTGACCGAGGAGGTGCGCCGCGAAAAGGCCCTGCGCCACCAGGCCACCCACGACGCCCTGACCGGGCTTTTCAACCGGACCTTTGTCCTTAAGGAGCTGCGTCGCCGCCTGGAGCGAGCAATCCAGGACCCGGGGGCCGCATTCTCCACCATCTTTTTCGACCTCGACGACTTCAAATACGTCAACGACAGCCTGGGCCACGCTGTGGGCGACCGGCTCCTGGTGGCGGTGGCCGCCGTCCTGGCCGGGTGCCTCGGGGACGGCGACGTGCTGGGCCGTTTCGGCGGGGACGAGTTCGTGGCCCTTTTGGACGACGGGGACCAGGGGCGACGGGCCCCGGAGGTGGTGGACCGGGTCAACGCGACCCTGCGGCGGGGAGTGCGCGTGGACAGCCATACCCTGTTCATTCAGGCCTCGGCCGGGATCGTGGCCGGGACCACGGGGGGGCGGGGCTGCGTGCGACTGCCCGAAGACATCCTGCGCGACGCGGATACGGCCATGTACCGGGCCAAGGCCAGGGGCAAGGGCGGATATGTCCTTTTTGACGCCTCCATGCGCCGCGAGGCCGATCGCCGTCTGCAACTGGCCACGCACCTGCGCCAGGCCATTCCCCGGGGGGAGGTGCGGCTGGTCTACCAGCCCCTGGTGCATTCGGCCACGGGCGGACTGGCCGGATTCGAGGCCCTGGCCAGATGGCGGCATCCCCGGCTCGGGGTGATCTCCCCGGGGGAGTTCATTCCCGTGGCCGAACAGACCAACCTTATCGGGGAGATCGGACGTTTCGCCCTGGCCGGGGCCGCGGCCACCCTGCGCGGTTGGCTGGACCGTTTCCCCAGGAAACCCTTTTTCGTCAGCGTCAACGTGTCCGGATGCCAGTTTCGGCACGCGGACCTGGCCGCCGAGGTGGAGCAGGCGCTTCGCCGGGAGCGGCTTCCGGCCGGGGCGCTCAAGCTGGAGATCACCGAGAGCGTGCTTATGGAACACCCGGACGCGGCCGCCGAGACCCTTGCCCGGCTCAAGGGCCTGGGCGCGGCGGTGTTCATCGACGACTTCGGCACGGGCTATTCCTCGCTGGCTGTCCTGCGCCGCCTGCCCGCCGAGGCCATCAAGATCGATCAGTCCTTTGTCCGGGGCCTGGACGAGGAGCGCGGCTGGGAACTGGTGCGGCTCATGGTGGCCATGGCCCACGCACTGAATATGGACGTGGTGGTGGAGGGCGTGGAACGCAAGGACGAGGCGGCGGGGCTGTTGGACATGGGCTGCGACATGATCCAGGGCCACTACTTCGGCGCGGCCATGGAGGAGGAGGCCGCCGGAGAGCTGCTGGGCGGGGAGGGAAAGACGTAG
- a CDS encoding proton-conducting transporter membrane subunit, protein MDTTAIATAILPTIGSVAPLLAVCAPLAAVPGIILAGERSPNRREAWTFLAAVTAFLLVVAMLPAVLSGIRVQYVVAEVLPGAALAFSVDGPGLLFALVASFLWIVTSMYSVGYMRGLSEHAQTRYFAFFAVSVSAALGVALSANLFTLYLFYEILSFATYPLVTHHQDAEAVASGRTYLAYIVGGSIALVLPAMIAVAVLSGTLAFTPGGVLPPDLGAPVVGLLLVAFAFGFAKAALMPMHAWLPAAMVAPTPVSALLHAVAVVKVGVFSVYRVVTGILGTGFLSSLHLGDVLVWAAVVTMIAASLLALTQDGLKKRLAYSTVGQLAYVVLGAALLCPRGNMGGLLHIAMHACGKITLFFCAGAILVATGEKCVSRLGGLGRRMPLTFTAFFVGALSIIGVPPTAGFVSKWQILLGAAETGRYAVVAALCVSSLLSAAYFLPVVFAAFFGQPPKDAAWAGAQKKPGQKTATTAGVREAPLWCVIPPLVTAACVLALFWWPDVLARLAGLGE, encoded by the coding sequence ATGGATACCACCGCCATCGCCACGGCCATTTTGCCGACGATCGGGTCCGTCGCCCCGCTTCTGGCCGTGTGCGCCCCGCTTGCGGCCGTGCCGGGCATCATCCTGGCCGGGGAGAGGTCCCCGAACCGCCGCGAGGCCTGGACCTTTCTGGCCGCCGTGACCGCCTTCCTCCTGGTTGTGGCCATGCTGCCCGCCGTGCTCTCTGGAATCCGCGTCCAGTACGTGGTGGCCGAGGTGCTTCCGGGCGCGGCCCTGGCGTTTTCCGTGGACGGGCCTGGGCTTTTGTTCGCCCTGGTGGCCTCGTTTTTGTGGATCGTGACCTCGATGTATTCCGTGGGCTACATGCGCGGGCTTTCCGAGCACGCCCAGACCCGCTATTTCGCGTTTTTCGCCGTGTCCGTAAGCGCGGCCCTGGGCGTGGCCCTGTCCGCAAACCTGTTCACCCTCTATCTGTTCTACGAGATCCTGTCCTTCGCCACCTATCCCCTGGTCACCCACCACCAGGACGCCGAGGCCGTGGCCTCGGGCCGCACCTACCTGGCCTACATCGTGGGCGGCTCCATCGCCCTGGTCCTGCCGGCCATGATCGCCGTGGCCGTGCTCTCGGGCACCCTGGCCTTCACCCCCGGGGGAGTCCTGCCCCCGGATCTGGGCGCGCCGGTCGTGGGGCTTCTTCTGGTCGCCTTCGCCTTCGGTTTCGCCAAGGCCGCGCTCATGCCCATGCATGCCTGGCTTCCGGCGGCCATGGTCGCTCCCACGCCGGTCTCGGCGCTTCTGCACGCTGTGGCCGTGGTCAAGGTGGGCGTGTTCTCGGTCTACCGGGTGGTCACCGGCATCCTGGGGACCGGGTTTCTGTCCTCCCTGCATCTCGGGGACGTCCTGGTCTGGGCGGCCGTGGTCACCATGATCGCGGCCTCGCTGCTGGCCCTGACCCAGGACGGCCTGAAAAAGCGTCTGGCCTATTCCACAGTGGGCCAACTGGCCTACGTGGTCCTTGGGGCGGCCCTTTTGTGCCCCCGGGGGAATATGGGCGGGCTGTTGCACATCGCCATGCACGCCTGCGGCAAGATCACCCTGTTTTTCTGCGCCGGGGCCATCCTCGTGGCCACCGGGGAGAAATGCGTCAGCCGCCTGGGCGGGCTCGGACGGCGCATGCCCCTGACGTTTACGGCCTTTTTCGTGGGCGCCCTGTCCATCATCGGCGTGCCGCCAACGGCCGGGTTCGTCAGCAAGTGGCAGATCCTGCTTGGCGCGGCCGAAACCGGCCGCTACGCGGTGGTGGCGGCCCTGTGCGTGAGTTCGCTTTTAAGCGCGGCCTATTTCCTGCCCGTGGTCTTTGCGGCCTTTTTCGGCCAGCCCCCGAAGGACGCGGCCTGGGCCGGAGCGCAAAAAAAACCGGGCCAAAAGACCGCCACGACGGCCGGAGTGCGCGAGGCCCCGCTGTGGTGCGTCATCCCGCCGCTGGTCACGGCCGCGTGCGTGCTGGCCCTGTTCTGGTGGCCGGACGTGCTGGCGCGCCTGGCCGGGCTTGGCGAATGA
- a CDS encoding monovalent cation/H+ antiporter complex subunit F, whose product MERIFLYSGVYIALLMLVSLYRTAAGPTTLDRLMGANAMGSKTTALILFMGVAFDRLDMFVDIALAYAMLNFISVLAASRYVLKRGLGDKS is encoded by the coding sequence ATGGAACGGATATTTTTGTATTCCGGCGTATATATCGCCCTGCTCATGCTGGTGTCGTTGTACCGCACGGCGGCCGGGCCGACCACGCTGGACCGGCTCATGGGGGCCAACGCCATGGGCTCCAAGACCACGGCATTGATCCTTTTTATGGGCGTGGCCTTCGACCGCCTGGACATGTTCGTGGACATCGCCCTGGCCTACGCCATGCTCAACTTCATCTCGGTCCTGGCCGCCTCGCGCTATGTCCTCAAGCGCGGCCTGGGCGACAAGTCATAG
- a CDS encoding Na+/H+ antiporter subunit E, whose product MQAHHKEQGGTIVTVMDDVSVEYRRQPKTPRREASRLFLAVSALLRFVPLYAMWLALSGFFDVFHMTVGVVCCLAVAVFSQAILPPRPASPFPLRPLLFMPGYCLWLLWEIVKANVWVLYLVFHPRMMEKIDPRLFTFKSRLTSRVALTVFANSITLTPGTITVSVNERGDFLVHAIDGKSAGGLPGEMEKKIAATFGE is encoded by the coding sequence ATGCAGGCACATCACAAGGAACAGGGCGGGACCATCGTCACGGTCATGGACGATGTCAGCGTGGAATACCGCCGCCAGCCCAAGACGCCGCGTCGCGAGGCCTCCCGTCTCTTTTTGGCCGTGTCCGCGCTTTTGCGCTTCGTGCCCCTGTACGCCATGTGGCTGGCGCTTTCGGGTTTCTTCGATGTCTTCCACATGACCGTGGGCGTCGTGTGCTGCCTGGCCGTGGCCGTCTTCTCCCAGGCCATTCTGCCGCCGCGCCCGGCCTCCCCCTTTCCCCTGCGGCCGCTTCTTTTCATGCCCGGCTACTGCCTGTGGCTTTTATGGGAGATCGTCAAGGCCAACGTCTGGGTCCTCTATCTGGTCTTTCATCCCCGGATGATGGAAAAAATCGACCCCAGGCTTTTCACCTTCAAAAGCCGGCTGACCTCGCGGGTCGCCCTGACCGTATTCGCCAACTCCATCACCCTGACCCCCGGGACCATCACCGTCAGCGTCAACGAGCGGGGGGATTTCCTGGTGCACGCCATCGACGGCAAGTCCGCCGGAGGGCTGCCCGGGGAGATGGAGAAAAAAATCGCGGCCACCTTCGGGGAATAG
- a CDS encoding Crp/Fnr family transcriptional regulator, translated as MPTPPELVNFRFLEGIPDALLKEFLALAAPRDYAPGETIHEMDAPATHFYLLLDGKALLQVRMPPDIIVSLGSLKPGYCFGFSSLCPGERHDHTVVADRECRILAVPGEGLVRFIKKEPAFGVPFLLGMYRLVNDRLTLRTSQFLTLLTRHPDLRPA; from the coding sequence ATGCCCACGCCCCCCGAACTTGTGAACTTCCGTTTTCTGGAGGGCATTCCCGACGCGCTGTTGAAGGAATTCCTGGCCCTGGCCGCGCCCCGGGACTATGCCCCGGGCGAGACCATCCACGAGATGGACGCGCCGGCCACGCATTTTTATCTTCTTTTGGACGGCAAGGCCCTGCTCCAGGTGCGCATGCCGCCGGACATCATCGTCTCCCTCGGGTCGCTCAAACCAGGGTATTGCTTCGGCTTTTCCTCCCTGTGCCCCGGGGAGCGCCACGACCACACGGTGGTGGCGGACAGGGAGTGCCGCATCCTGGCCGTGCCCGGCGAGGGACTTGTCCGGTTTATCAAAAAGGAACCGGCCTTCGGGGTGCCCTTCCTGCTGGGCATGTACCGGCTGGTGAACGACCGCCTGACGCTTCGCACCTCGCAGTTTCTGACCCTCCTGACCCGCCACCCGGACCTGCGGCCGGCCTGA
- a CDS encoding Na(+)/H(+) antiporter subunit D: protein MTASLHPCLPLFAGAALTPFFGKKAGGAVSLLAALAGLLAVAGLPAEAFTAWGLDAAGLTLTFLRVDRLAVLFAWIFTISAAAACLFAFGRQARAERAATLAYAGAALGAVFAGDMVTLYVFWEVMALSAVFVILAGNTPKARGAAYRYALVHLFGGVCLISGMVLVAAKTGSTAFDATALAEGGPGALLILAGFLINASAFPLSAWLADSYPESTATGGVFLSAFTTKTAVYALIRGFPGQEGLIYAGCLMILYGLVYAMLENDLRRLLSYSITNQVGFMLVGVGLGTPQALNGAAALAFCHILYKSLLFMGAGSVIEATGKRNLTELGGLFPAMPLTFFLTTFGAMSLSALPGTCGFVSKPMVLAATADAHLPLVWVFLEAASAGTLVYAGLAIPYFVFFGPRRAAPKMAPPGREAPAAALVGMGIMALLCLGIGVYPAPLFALLPYQSPAFAPFTPARIAAVLELLAFAALFFVLYAPVLRRKGGITLDTDWFYRKGGQALYRIADTALNGLGAYLATLAARTATALDRFTRQGPSRLASLAVGLFSPLLGRDADRLRQEAALAATTWTAPVGITLAAALAGLCLILALVL, encoded by the coding sequence ATGACCGCTAGCCTGCATCCCTGCCTGCCCCTTTTTGCCGGGGCCGCCCTGACGCCTTTTTTCGGCAAAAAGGCCGGGGGCGCGGTGTCCCTTCTGGCCGCCCTGGCGGGGCTTTTGGCCGTGGCCGGACTGCCCGCCGAGGCGTTCACCGCCTGGGGCCTGGACGCGGCCGGACTGACGCTGACCTTTTTGCGCGTCGACCGCCTCGCGGTGCTCTTCGCCTGGATCTTCACCATAAGCGCCGCCGCCGCCTGCCTTTTCGCCTTCGGCAGGCAGGCCCGGGCCGAGCGCGCCGCGACCCTGGCTTACGCGGGCGCGGCCCTTGGCGCGGTCTTCGCCGGGGATATGGTCACCCTGTACGTCTTTTGGGAGGTCATGGCCCTGTCGGCGGTCTTCGTGATCCTGGCCGGAAACACGCCCAAGGCCCGGGGCGCGGCCTATCGCTACGCCCTGGTGCATCTTTTCGGCGGGGTGTGCCTGATTTCGGGCATGGTGCTCGTGGCGGCCAAGACCGGGTCCACGGCCTTTGACGCGACGGCCCTGGCCGAAGGGGGGCCCGGGGCGCTTCTGATCCTGGCGGGTTTCCTGATCAATGCCTCGGCCTTTCCCCTCTCGGCCTGGCTTGCGGACAGCTATCCCGAGTCCACGGCCACGGGCGGGGTGTTTCTCTCGGCCTTCACCACCAAGACCGCCGTGTACGCGCTCATCCGGGGCTTTCCCGGGCAGGAGGGGCTCATCTACGCCGGGTGCCTGATGATCCTCTACGGTCTCGTCTACGCCATGCTCGAAAACGACCTGCGCCGCCTTCTGTCCTACAGCATCACCAACCAGGTCGGGTTCATGCTCGTGGGCGTGGGCCTGGGCACCCCACAGGCCTTAAACGGCGCGGCGGCCCTGGCCTTCTGCCATATTCTCTACAAGTCGCTTTTGTTCATGGGCGCCGGGTCGGTCATCGAGGCCACGGGAAAACGGAATCTGACCGAACTTGGCGGGCTTTTCCCGGCCATGCCCCTGACCTTTTTCCTGACGACCTTCGGCGCCATGTCCCTTTCGGCCCTGCCCGGGACCTGCGGCTTCGTGTCCAAGCCCATGGTGCTCGCGGCCACAGCCGACGCGCACCTGCCCCTGGTCTGGGTTTTCCTGGAGGCGGCCTCGGCCGGGACGCTTGTGTACGCGGGCCTGGCCATTCCCTATTTCGTCTTTTTCGGACCGCGCCGGGCAGCGCCGAAAATGGCCCCGCCCGGGCGCGAGGCCCCCGCGGCGGCGCTTGTGGGCATGGGGATCATGGCCCTTTTGTGCCTGGGGATCGGGGTGTACCCCGCCCCCCTCTTTGCCCTGCTGCCTTACCAAAGCCCGGCATTCGCCCCGTTTACGCCCGCCAGGATCGCCGCTGTGCTGGAGCTTCTGGCCTTCGCGGCCCTGTTTTTCGTCCTGTACGCCCCGGTGTTGCGCCGCAAAGGCGGCATCACCCTGGACACGGACTGGTTCTACCGCAAAGGCGGCCAGGCCCTGTACCGGATCGCGGACACGGCCCTAAACGGCCTGGGCGCGTATCTCGCGACCCTGGCCGCCCGGACGGCCACAGCCCTGGACCGCTTCACCCGCCAGGGGCCGTCCCGCCTGGCGTCTTTGGCCGTGGGCCTTTTTTCGCCGCTTTTGGGCCGCGACGCCGACCGACTGCGCCAGGAGGCGGCCCTGGCCGCCACGACCTGGACGGCCCCGGTGGGCATCACCCTGGCCGCGGCCCTGGCCGGGCTGTGCCTGATCCTGGCCCTGGTCCTGTAA
- a CDS encoding hydrogenase subunit MbhD domain-containing protein, whose product MILEIKIAMLVLVIVCAVASITIKDLLGAAVVFGTYSFMMCLLWTAMAAVDVAFTEATIGAGISTVLMVAAVFRTTRRTKD is encoded by the coding sequence GTGATCCTGGAAATCAAAATCGCCATGCTGGTCCTGGTCATCGTGTGCGCCGTGGCCTCCATCACCATCAAGGATCTTCTGGGCGCGGCCGTGGTCTTTGGGACCTACAGTTTCATGATGTGCCTTCTGTGGACGGCCATGGCCGCCGTGGACGTGGCCTTCACCGAGGCCACCATCGGCGCGGGCATAAGCACGGTGCTCATGGTCGCGGCGGTGTTTCGCACCACCCGGAGGACCAAGGATTGA
- a CDS encoding complex I subunit 5 family protein produces MTAQLPILTVAPLLFGAFAVTAGRFLFRRANYAVALLALLASFAASVLLAVQVFTHGAVTYFVGGWPPPIGIVYVADPLSALMLACVSGAALCVFLASKSEIETSYPLKNSAFFALFLLAVAGHMGIVATGDAFNLYVLVEVAALSGYAILAQGQDRAMLASLNYLFVGSLGASLYLLGIGYLYLMTGSLNMADLSAIIATLGGVTASTALGAAFGIILAGLWVKMGLFPFHSWLPAAYSFSAAPAAALIAPLTTKVMAYVLVRLIISVFTPVTAWSIPAVNTLAVGLATAAILYGSFRALGERTLRRMLCFILLSEVGYMVGGAFLGNRAGLTGAIYHIFADLLMTLCLFLAAANVERATGGRFSDLGGLFRRMPATSAALVAGGLSMIGVPPFCGFFSKWYLLSGAISTGSYFFAGALVLSSLVNAILFFRIFEIGFFRPAPGQAEGGPDGHAGPPVPLGRDEMPLVRLAPLGVAALSLLAAGFLAGEIVTRVADAVMPPGLG; encoded by the coding sequence ATGACCGCCCAACTGCCCATTTTGACCGTGGCCCCGCTTCTCTTTGGGGCCTTCGCGGTGACCGCCGGGCGGTTCCTGTTCCGCCGGGCCAACTACGCCGTGGCCCTCCTGGCCCTCCTGGCATCGTTTGCGGCCTCGGTCCTTCTGGCCGTCCAGGTGTTCACCCATGGGGCGGTCACCTATTTCGTGGGCGGCTGGCCGCCGCCCATCGGCATCGTGTATGTGGCCGACCCCCTGTCCGCGCTGATGCTGGCCTGTGTCTCCGGCGCGGCCCTGTGCGTCTTTCTGGCCTCCAAGTCCGAGATCGAGACCAGCTATCCGCTCAAAAACTCTGCCTTCTTCGCCCTGTTCCTCCTGGCCGTGGCCGGGCACATGGGCATCGTCGCCACCGGCGACGCCTTCAACCTCTACGTGCTCGTCGAGGTCGCGGCCCTAAGCGGCTACGCCATCCTGGCCCAGGGCCAGGACCGGGCCATGCTCGCAAGCCTCAACTACCTCTTCGTGGGCTCGCTTGGGGCCTCGCTGTATCTGCTGGGCATCGGCTATTTGTACCTGATGACCGGATCGCTGAACATGGCCGACCTGTCCGCGATCATCGCCACACTGGGGGGAGTCACGGCCTCCACGGCCCTTGGCGCGGCCTTCGGGATCATCCTGGCCGGGCTGTGGGTCAAGATGGGCCTTTTCCCGTTCCATTCCTGGCTGCCGGCGGCCTACAGCTTCAGCGCGGCCCCGGCCGCCGCGCTTATCGCCCCCCTGACCACCAAGGTCATGGCCTACGTGCTGGTGCGCCTGATCATAAGCGTCTTCACCCCGGTGACGGCCTGGTCCATCCCGGCCGTGAACACCCTGGCCGTGGGCCTGGCCACGGCGGCCATCCTGTACGGAAGCTTCCGCGCCCTGGGGGAGCGAACGCTTCGCCGGATGCTGTGCTTCATCCTTTTGTCCGAGGTCGGCTACATGGTCGGCGGGGCCTTTTTAGGCAACCGGGCCGGACTGACCGGGGCCATCTACCACATCTTCGCCGACCTGCTCATGACCCTGTGCCTGTTTCTGGCCGCGGCCAACGTGGAGCGGGCCACGGGCGGCCGTTTTTCGGACCTGGGCGGGCTTTTCCGGCGCATGCCCGCGACCTCGGCGGCCCTGGTCGCGGGCGGGCTGTCCATGATCGGCGTGCCGCCCTTTTGCGGCTTTTTCAGCAAGTGGTACCTGCTCTCCGGGGCCATCTCCACAGGAAGTTACTTCTTTGCCGGGGCGCTCGTTCTGTCGAGCCTGGTCAACGCCATCCTTTTCTTCCGCATCTTCGAAATCGGCTTTTTCCGGCCCGCGCCGGGCCAGGCCGAGGGCGGCCCTGACGGCCACGCCGGCCCGCCCGTTCCCCTTGGCCGGGACGAGATGCCGCTTGTGCGCCTGGCCCCCCTGGGCGTGGCCGCGCTGAGCCTTCTGGCCGCCGGTTTTCTGGCCGGGGAAATCGTCACCCGGGTGGCCGACGCGGTCATGCCCCCGGGACTGGGATAA
- the mbhE gene encoding hydrogen gas-evolving membrane-bound hydrogenase subunit E → MKRLALFVVLLAGALFAATASDFPRLGDPDSAPSRHVSPAYIQGSLDQTHTPNFVTSVLADYRGFDTMFETSVVFLAGMSCFFILRVLRKKSLAEVFYYRHKPTGVVLAMLAPRRIPRRASCFERIDADWTPQDMVVETMCLFMVPFIQVFALYVIAHGHYSPGGGFQGGVLLAASFILVGLSRDLRTVERLLTEKTAILTAAAGVCVYAGTGLLALFFGSNFLDYGAFGQAFGIAVPAARSLGILCVEIGVAMTVMATLVTIYKLISSQGTVEEGL, encoded by the coding sequence TTGAAACGCCTGGCCCTTTTCGTGGTGCTCCTGGCCGGGGCGCTCTTCGCGGCCACGGCCTCGGACTTCCCCCGCCTGGGCGATCCGGACTCGGCCCCCTCGCGCCACGTCTCCCCGGCCTACATCCAGGGCTCCCTGGACCAGACCCACACCCCCAACTTCGTGACCTCGGTTCTGGCCGACTACCGGGGTTTCGACACCATGTTCGAGACCTCGGTGGTCTTTTTGGCCGGCATGTCCTGCTTTTTCATCCTGCGCGTCCTGCGCAAAAAAAGCCTCGCCGAGGTCTTCTACTACCGCCACAAGCCCACGGGCGTGGTTTTGGCCATGCTCGCCCCGCGCCGCATCCCCCGGCGCGCAAGCTGCTTCGAGCGCATCGACGCCGACTGGACGCCCCAGGACATGGTCGTGGAGACCATGTGCCTGTTTATGGTCCCCTTCATCCAGGTCTTCGCCCTCTACGTCATCGCCCACGGCCACTACAGCCCGGGCGGGGGGTTCCAGGGCGGCGTGCTTTTGGCCGCAAGCTTCATCCTGGTCGGCCTCTCGCGCGACCTGCGCACCGTGGAACGGCTTCTGACCGAGAAAACCGCCATCCTGACGGCCGCAGCCGGGGTGTGCGTCTACGCCGGCACCGGGCTTTTGGCCCTTTTTTTCGGGAGCAACTTCCTCGACTACGGGGCCTTCGGCCAAGCCTTCGGGATCGCCGTCCCGGCGGCCCGGTCCCTGGGCATCCTGTGCGTGGAGATCGGCGTGGCCATGACCGTCATGGCCACCCTGGTGACCATCTACAAACTGATATCCTCCCAGGGAACCGTGGAAGAGGGGCTCTAG